GCTCCGATTCGAGCTTACGGTTGTTCGTAATCATCTCGGCGATGTTGCCTTGCAGGAAGTCGAACGCGTTGCGTCCGGTTTTCGCTTCCTGCCCGAAGACGGTGAGCATCCGGTGGATCGGCGCGCTGTTGCGGTAGGCAAGCGCCAATCCGACCAACAGTCCGGCGAACAGGGCGATGCCCGTCACGGTCCACGTAATCGACTTGATTTTGTTCGCGTTCTCGAGCAGCGCCTCCCTCGGGATGCCCGCCTGGTACACCCAGCCGTTCTTCTCGGATCGGATCGTGATGACGAGATCGTCTTCGTAAAATTGGCTGATCCGGCCCGCGTCGAAACGCGAATCCGCCGCCATCGCCGCGACCGCCGACTCTTCGATGCCAGTCAAGCTGACGACGCCGCCTTGCTCGTCGCCGACGCGAACCCAGCCGCCGTACCTGTCGGTGATACCGGACAATAGACTCGCGATCGCGGCTTCGTCGATGACGACGACGACGACCGCGGGCGACGTGTCGTGGAAGCTGTCGAGCGGAAGCGATTGCATGTACGTAATGACGGACGTGCGCTGCGTGCCAGAGACGAATTCCTTCAGCGGGATCAGCTCGCTTCGGTGCGTCGCGTCGAGCACCTGCTCCCGCCATTCCTCGAACGGGAGATCGGCGTAATGATAGATCGCGTAGTAATGCTCCGGTCGGAAGTACGCGGAGCCCGGCGCTAATACGACGTTGTAGTTCTGAAGGTAAATGAAGAAATGCCGCAGGAAATCGTTCGTTTGGCCGACGGCGGTGACGTCGCGCATCATTTTCCAAATGCCGTAGACGTTGACGCTCTCTTGGGTCGCCCTCTCGTTGATCAGCACGGCGAGGTCCTGGTTGATCGCAAGCTGCCTGGTGAGCCCTTCTACCTCCGCCATCCGGCGTTCCAACAATTCTTTGCTTTTCTGCAGCTGCGTAACGCTGTTCTCGATCGACACCGACGTCGTGACGTTGATCGAGGTGCGGTAGGACATGTAGCCGGCGATGCTCGGAATGGCGAGAATGACTAAATAGGAGATAAGAAAATTGCGGAACACCTTCGTATGTCTGAACATGCACTTGCCCCCTCTTCCATTGTAAGCGCTGTCAGTCACTCGAATGGAATACCTCCTATTATAGCAGGATCCGCACACCGCCGAAATATTAAGAGCAACCTCGAGCGTACTAGATTCCGCCGAAGTTGCTCTCGTATGTTGTCGCGCTGCCGGCCTTCGCCGCCGCTTTAAGCTCATATTCGCGCTTAGAAGCGGAATTTTCCGCTTATCTCCCCGCTTTAAGCTCACATTCGCGCTTAGAAGCGGAATTTTCCGTCCATCTCCCCGCTTTAAGCTCGTATTCGCGCTTAGAAGCGGAATTTTCCGCCCATCTCCCCGCTTTAAGCTCGTATTCGCGCTTAGAAGCGGAATTTTCCGCTTATCTCCCCGCTTTAAGCTCACATTTGCGCTTAGAAGCGGAATTTTCCGCCTATGCGCCTGCCCCGTACAACCGACACGGCAGCGGCGCCGCCGGATGCGCTACGCCGGCATCGGCGTCAAGCCAGGCCCGAACCGGTACGTCCCCCCGGGCCGCAGCTCCAGCGGCAGCGTCTTCTCCCCGTACCGCACCGTCGTCCGCCCCGCCGTGCCGGCTCGCAGCGTCGCTTCCGCGAGCGCCCCGCCTTCCCAGACGAGGTCGACCTCGACGTCGCCCCGCGCGCGAAGGCCGGCGACCCGCCCCGACGGCCAACGGCTCGGCAGCGCCGGGAGCAGGTCGAGCTCGCCCGCATGGCTCTGCAGCAGCAGCTCGGCGATCGCCGCCGCGCCCCCGAAGTTGCCGTCGATGACGAAGATGTTCGTCTCCGCCCCGGCGATGCCCGCTTTGGAGAAGGTGAACAAATTATCGAAGCACAGCTTCCCGATTAAATCCGACAGCTGTCGATGCGCCGCGTCGCCGTCGCGCAGACGGGCGAAGCAGGCCGCGAACAGCGCGAGCGTAAACTCGACGTCCTCGAGCTCCGCGCGGCTCATGCGAAGCTCGAGCGTCTTCCGGGCGGCGGCCGCCAATGCCGGCGTGCCGAACGGCGTCACCTGATTGCCGGGGAACAAGCCGTAAAGATGCGACAGATGGCGATGATCCGGCTGCGCCTCGGCGTAATCCTCCAACCATTCCTGCAGCTGCCCTCGCGACCCGACGCGCAGCGGCGGCAGCGCCTGCACCGCTTCCCGCAGCCGTTGGAGCAACGCCGCGTCCACGCCCTGCCGTTCGGACGCCTCGATGCAAAACTCGAACAGCTCCCGCACGAGCATCTGATCCATCGTCGGCCCCATCGACAGCGCATGCGACCGCAACCGGTCGTCCCCGACGTAGAAGCTGTTCTCCGGCGAATTGGAAGGTCCGGTCACGAGCCAGCCGAACTCGGGATGGATCGTCATGGAATCGAGGAAGAACGCCGCCGCTTCCTTCAGCACCGGATACGCCGTTCGGGCGAGGAACGCGTCGTCGCGGCCGAACGCATACCGCTCCATTAGATGCGTCGCGAGCCACAAGCCGCCGGTGACGTTCAGCCCCCAAGACGTCTCCCACCCCGGCGACGCGAAGCCCCACGCGTTCGTGAAGACGTGCGCGACCCAGCCGTCGCTGTCGTAGAAGTGCCGCGCCGCCGTCCGCCCCGACGACGACGCGAGCCGCTCCACGAACCGCATCAGCGGCATATGGCACTCGCCCAGATGCCCGGTCTCGACCGGGTAATAGTTCATCTGCGTGTTGACGTCCAGATGATAGTCGCAGCTCCACTGCATCCGGTTCGCCTCGCCGTCGTTCCAGATGCCTTGCAGGTTCATCGGCAGCGGGGAATCGTCCCGGGAGCCGGAGATCGTCAAGTACCGAGCGTATTGATAGAACAAGACGTACAACGCGGCGTCCTCCGGTTCGCTTCCGATCCGCCGCACCCGCTCGTCGGTCGGCAGCGAGGAGCGGCCGTCCTCGCCGATCGACAGCGTCACTCTCGAAAATAACGTACGATAATCGCGTACATGATCCGCCCTAGCCTGCTCGTAGCCCTTGCCGATCGCCCGCGACAGCGCCGAGTCGCGCGCCCCGCGCCAGTCCTCGCCTTCGGCCGCGCCGTAGTCGGTCGCGACGGCGACGTAGACGACCGCTTCGTCCGCGTCGCTCACGATCAATCCGCCGCCTTCGTCCTCGCGAACGGTGCCGCCGCGAACCGCGAGCCGAACGGCGCCAGCGCTTCGCACCCCGCAGCGGCCGTCGCTGTGCATCGTCTCGAGCGCCTGCGCCTCGAAGCGAATCGTCCCGTCGCCCGCCGAGGCGCCCAAGACGCGGACGTAGTCGTCGCCCTCGATCCGCAGCGCGAACGACACGCCCCCGGGACGGTCGCACGCGAACCGCGCGGCAAGCACGCCGTCGACGTGCGACGCGAACGCCTCGCGCCGGAAGCGCGCGCCGCCGTTCGAGTAGGACGTCGAAACGACGGCGCGCTCGAGATCCAGTTCGCGCTCGAGCCCCTCGCCCGCCGGATCGAACGTTAGCGCCACGCGGCATAACGGCAAGTTCGTGCCGAAGTTGCGCTTCGCCGGCTGCAGCCTTGCGCGAGCCTCCGCCTCTCCGCGTTCGAAGTCGCCCGCGAAGAAATCGTCCTGCATCCGCCGGAGATCCGCCTTCGCATTCGAGGGCGGATCGAGCGGCTCCGGCCGCCCCGACCAGAAGGTCGTCTCCGTCAAGCACCACGTCTCGGCGCCGATCCCTCCGTACACGACCGCCCCCAATCGCCCGTTGCCGATCGGCAGCCCTTGCTGCCAGCCCGACGCCGGGCGGTCGTACCATATGCGTAAGCTGCTTGCCACAGCGCTCCCCCTTTTCACGAATATATAATATATCATGTATGATTTATACGATAGGTTCACTATAGCATCGCTTCCTAAAGCTGTAAAGACGCAGCAGACGTACGCGCTCGCAACGAAATAACCATTTCCTATATCTCCATCCTTTTAATGGATGTATTATACTTCATTGACATGATGTACCAGTTTTGATATGGTGGCGGAGAGAGACATTTCGCTTCCGTACAGCGAAGTGTCTTTCCTTCATTTTGCCGTCGTTTTACATTAAATGGCTATGGAAGGTGATGCTGTGTTTCCCGTCTTTATTCCGCCCCACGCGATATCGATCATCCTCGTAAAGGAGAGAACGACAAATCATGACCCATAGCTTATTATTAGAAGGGCCGCGTCTTCAGTTGTTAAATCAGCTCGTCTATTTCGAGGATCACCGGGCGCGCTTCTTGGACGAGCATTATCCGGAGCAAGGGCAAGCCAGAAGCCTCGTCGAGAAGACGCTGCGCATCTATGCCTCCGTGCTCGAAGACATTCTGGAAGGGGTCACCTTCCCCGACCTGCACGCGATCGCGTTGATCGGCAGCGAGATCGAAATCCGTTACCTGGACGACGGAAGCCGCGAAACCTACGCCCTCGTCCTGCCGCACGCCGCGGATCCGGACATCGGCCGGTTGTCCTTCCTGTCTCCGCTCGGCTTCCAATTGCTAATGGCTCGCAGGGGCGAAACCTATGAGCTGGATCTTCCCGCCGGCGTCGTTCGCGTGCGGATCGAGGGGGTTCGCTTTACCCAAGGAGGTGAAACCGCTTGATTCAAGTGAAAGAATTTCTAGACAGCGAGCATTCGCTCGCGGTAGACGAAGCGAATGCGTTCCTAGCGCAGCTGAAAGAAGAGGATATCGTCGAAGTGAAATACGGCTCGATCATTAAGAAATCCATCAACGGGACGGAAGGGCAGCGAAGCGCTATCCTGATCGTCTATCGGAAACCGAACTGAGGCCGAGATCGACGGCCCCCGACGCGAAAGAGAGCCCCGGAGGGCTCTCTTTTTCTTACCTTTTCATGAACGACAGCAGCTGAGCGATCAGCACTAACAAAATCGTCGCTGCAAAAAGAGGTTTATATAGAAGCGATGGAAGAATCAACAACAGCTTGAAGTGATGCAGCACGAGGATCGCGAAATTCAGAAGCAACAGCGCGAAGCTCAGTCCGTTCAGGAACGACGAGGCTCTCATCATGCGCTACCCGCCTTTTTCGAGATATGGGCCATACCGGTTCGGAACGACTCCCCGATTCCGCAACGGCGCTATAACGCGAAAGGCGGCATCCCTCCTCCACGGATATCGGCGCGCGCGAAAGGCGCATGCATCCCCGATCTTCATACTAGGCTCACCCTCCCGTGACGATGACGCGCGCTACGCCGCGCGAAGCGCTGTTCCTAGGATATGCGCCGCCGGCTCGGCACAATGTCTATTTCCGTTGGGGAAAAGGCGAAGCCGCCCCCGAATCGTCCGATGCGGACGTTCGGGAGCGGCCCCTAGCTCCGCGCTCAGTCTCGGCTCAGCCTCGACCAAGCGCGTTCGATGTCCCCGATCAGCACGTCGGGATCCTCCAAGCCGATATACAGCCTTGCGATCGACGGACTCTCGCCGCCTTGATTCCACCGGGCCGGCGCTTCGCCGACCGTGACCAAGCTTTCGTATCCGCCCCAGCTGACGCCGATGCGGAAGTATTCCAGGTCGTCCGCCCAGGCTTTCAGGGAAGCCACGGGATGCCGCGTCACGAAGGAGAACAAGCTGCCGTACCCTTGCAATTGCTTCTCCGCGAGCTCCCGTTGGGGATGCGCCGGAAGTCCCGGGTGGTTCACCCTCACGACGTCGTCTTTGCGCAGCAGATGCTCCGCCACCCGCAAGCCGCTCGCTTGATGCCGCTCCATCCGAAGCGGCAGCGTGCGGACGCCGCGCGTAATGAGCGAAGCGGTGTGGGCCGTCATGACGCTGCCGAGCAGCATGTAGCTCCGGTTGCTGATCGTCTCGACCAAGTCGCGCCGGCCGACGACGACGCCGCCTAAGCTGTCGCTATGTCCGGAGAAATATTTCGTAAGCGAATGAACGACCAGATCGATGCCCATCGAGATCGGTCGCTGGAAGACCGGCGTCGCCCAAGAGTTGTCGATGACGGTGAGCGCGCCGGCTTCTCGAGCGATGGCCGCGACCCCCTCCAAATCCTGGAGCTCGAACAGTCCGGACGTCGGACTCTCTAAATATATCGCCTTCGTGTTCGGTCGAATCGCCTGCCGGAAGGCGTCCAGCTCGGCGCCGTCGACGAACGTCACCTCGACTCGATACCTCGTCGAGAGGTCCGCGAGGAATTCCCGCGTCGGTCCGTACGCTTGGTCGACGCAGACGATATGATCTCCCGTCTGCAGCAGGGCATGCAGCGTGCCCGCGATCGCGCCCATGCCGGAGGCGAAGCAGCGGGCTTGCTCGCCGCCTTCGAGCTCGGCGATGCGCCGCTCCAAATACATGACCGTCGGATTATTCCCTCTCGAATACACATGCGCGGCGAGCACGTCCTTCATGGCGCAATCGAAGGAGGCGTGGTTCTCGAACGCGAACAAGCTGTTCTGGTATAGCGGCATCGTCACGGCGCCGTGATGGCGCGTGTCCACCGGATCGTGAGCGACTAATGTTTGCATATGACGTTCCGCGTCGCGATTGATCATGTATCTCCCCTACCCTTATCCGATCCCTCTGTCTCTAGCCTTTTTCGGCGCCTTGCGTTAACCCTTCTACGATGTATCTTTGCGCGAAAGCGAACAAAATCACGGTCGGGATCACGGACAATACCGTGCCGGCGGACATGGCGCCCCAATCCACGTCGAACTTCATAATGAACGAGTTCATCGCGACCGGCAGCGTCTTCATCGACTCGCTGTCGATGAACATGACCGCCGCGAACAGCTCGTTCCAGTTCTGCACGAAGGCGAAGATGAACGTGGAAGCGATGCCGGGCAGCATGACCGGCAGAATGACCCGATATAAGGAGCCGAGTCTGGAGCAGCCGTCGATCATCGCCGCCTCTTCCAGGCTCGAAGGAATGCGCTGGAAGAAGCCGCGGAGCATAATCGTCGAGAACGGGATCAAGCCGACGGTGTACAGAATGAGCAGCGAAAACCGCGTATTGATCAGATCGAGCTCCGCCAATAACAAGTAGAGCGGCGCCAGCGAAACGAAGCCCGGCAGCATCTGGGTCGAGAAGAACGCCATCATGATTTGTTTATGACCGCGGAACGTGAACCGAGCCATGACGTATGCGCTGAGAATCGAGATGGCGATGACGATGACCGCCGACAAGACCGAGACCAGCAAGCTGTTCCCGATGTATACGTGAAATTTCGATATTTTGAAAATATTGATGTAATTTTCCAACGTGAATTGCTGCGGCCAATAGTGCAACGGGAAGGAGAAAATATCCTTCTTCGGCTTCAGCGAGGTCATGACGATCCAATACAAAGGAAACACCATCAAGATGAGATGGAGCGATAAGTACAGCACTTTCAAACTAAGGAGAACGCGAGTCTTGGTCATCTTAGAAGTCCCCCACTTTCTCGGACTTCGTCACGAATAAATAGAAGACAGTATACAGCATAAGCATGGCGAGCATAATGACGCCGATCGCCGATGCGGAGCCGTAGTCGCCGCCCGAGAGAATCTTCTCCATCATGAGGGAGGATAAAATATGCGTCGAACCGGCGGGACCGCCGTTCGTAAGACCATAAATAAGCGACGGGTCGTTGAAGATCCAAATCGCCCGAAGCAGCGTCGTGGCAATGATCGTCGGCACGATGTACGGCAGCGTTACGCTGAAAAACTTGCGAATCGCGCCGGCGCCGTCCATGCCGGCGGCTTCGTACAATTCGGCGGGAACGGATTGCAGCGCCGCGAGCAGCATGATCGCGAAGAACGCGATGCCGTACCATACGTTCGCGACGATCACGGACACCATCGCCCAATTCGGGTCCGACAGAAAGCCGATCCGCTGCTCGATCAAGCCGGCGCGCATCAACAGATCGTTGACGACGCCCATCTGCGAGTTGAACATCCATTTCCAGATCAGACCGATCAGAAATCCGGACAACGCCCACGAATAGAAGACGAAGCCTTGATATACCCCGCGTCCGCGGAACCCTCTGCGCAGCACCAACGCCAGCGACAACCCGATCAGAAACTGCAGGGTGAGCGAAGAGACGACCCAGATCGCGCTGTTGCGCAGCGCATACAGAAACTTGGGGTCGTTGAAGGCATTCTCGAAATTTTGGAAGCCGATGAATCGGACGTTCGTCAGGTCGAACAGTACATAGTTTTGGAAAGCCATGACGACTCCGCGAAAGAACGGATAGAAGGTAAAGACGGCGAGAAGCAGCAACGCCGGCAACAGGCTGAACAAGATGAACGTTCTTTGTTTCGTCATGCAGAAATCACCGCCTGAACTATGAACGCGCGATGGGCAACGCAAGGTTACCCATCACAGGATCATATTAATATTTGTTATTTCACTGCTTCCTTCGCCTTCGTCCAGAAGTTGTCCCACTCCTTCAGCGTATCCTCGACCGTAGCTTGCCCGAGCAGCATTCTTTGCCCGGTTTCCATGTTGAGGGTACCCCACTGGCCGTTGGCCGGATAGTCGACCGTCGCCTTGAAGTTCAAGTACGTCTCCGGCAAGTTCGTCATCTCGATCAAGGTCTTGTACGGACCGGACTGGAAAAACTCGTCTTCGACGGCGGTGCTGTGAATCGGAATCGTGCCGTAGCCCTTCGAGAAGATCGTGTTTTGCTCCGGATTCGACAAGAAGGCGATCAGCTTCCACGCCTCTTCCTTGTGCTTGGAGTGAGACGCGAGGCTCCAGCCCGCGCCGCCGGCGGAGATAAGCGCTTTGCCCGCAGGACCGACCGGCATCATCGCCGAGCTCCACGTACCTTCTTCCATGTCGTTCTGCAGCGACGCGATAACGTCCGGGTCTTGCAGGAGGAATGCCGTGACGCCGGAGGTGAACGCCTGCACTTGCTCTTGGAAGCCCCAGTTCACGGAATCCGGCGGGGAAGCTTCCTTATACAGCTTCACGTACAACTCAATCGCGGCTTTCGCTTCCGGCGTCGAGAAGATCGTGGCGCCGCTCTTCAGGAAGTTAGGGTCCGTCAGGTCGACGTTGTCCGCGTTGTAGTCGCGGACCATCGTGTCCGGCACCGAGTTGGATCCAGGACCGCCGCGGAAAGAGAAGCCGTACCGGTTATTCGCCGGATCCGTCAACGCGACCGCCGCGTTCACGAGCTCTTCGTACGTCTTCGGCACTTCGATGCCTTTCTCTTTCAGCCAATCCGCCCGGTAGAACATCTGACGCTGGTACATCCCGTTCGAGATGAAGTACAGCTTCTCTTGCGTCGTGCCGACCGCACGAGCGACGGAGGTAACCGTCTCGAAGTCGCTCCACTTCGCGGCGTAATCGTCCAGCGGCTCCAAGTAGCCGTTGTTGACGAATTCCGCGACGTTCAAATCGCGCGATTCCAAGACGTCAAGCTCCTGCTTCGCCGCAAGCATCGTCCGGATTTTCGTGTCCGCTTGCTCGAACGGCGGAGAGATCAATTCGACCTTGATGTTCGGGTTTTCTTCTTCGAATTTGTCGATCATCGTATTCAGCATTGCCGTACGGTCCGGGTTCGTCAAGCTCTCGATCATGCGAAGCGTGACCGTCTCTCCGCCGCCGCTTCCGGAGCCGTTGGAACCTGTTCCGGTCGATTCGCCCCCGTTGCCGCAGGCCGCGATCAAACTCGCGACGGCGACGGTAGATACCGCGACTTGCATTGACTTCTTGATCTTAAGCGCTTTCATACATAATCCCCCTTTGTAAAAGTGACAAGTTCGGTATCACACTATCAACCTGTATGATAGGTTAATCATAGAAGGGGAAGAAACATTTTGTCAATACGAATGTCAGCTATTTTTACAATGATTTAATAATTCCGAATGTTGCCTTCGATTAAATCCATCATCTTGTTGAATTCCGTCAATGCGTGGTTCACGTCGCGCTTCGCGATCCCCTCGAACAGCGTGTGATGGAAGATGTAGGTGTCGTCGAACAACCGTTTCTCGCCGAGCGGCTCGACGAAAAATTTCTCGTACAGCTCGGAGATCGATTCGAAAACGCTGTGCAGCAGCGGATTGGAGGCGGCTTTGTAGATGTACTGGTGGAACGCGTAATCGATCTCGGAGGTGTCCAAATTCCGCCGTTTCCGATCGTCGTAAACTTTCAGACACTCCCGCATCTCCTCGATCGTCTCCGCATCGATTCGCCGGGCCGCCAGCTCCACCGCCTTCCCTTCCAGCGCTCTGCGAACGTCCAGAATGTGCAGCAGAAACTTCTTCTCGCTCTCGACCTTCACCTTCCCCGCGTACCGGAACGAGCCGGCCTCGGTCGCGTCCTTGACGAAGATGCCCTTGCCGTTCTCCACCTTGATGATGTCGATCGCTTCCAAGTAACGCAGCCCTTCGCGCAGCGAAGACCGGCCGACGCCCAGCAGCTTCGTCAGCTCCTCGACGGACGGCAGCTTGTCCCCTTCGCGCAGCTCGTGCTCTTCGATGTACTTCTGAATTTCCTCCGCGACCAGCTCATGCATATGGCGCTTCTTCACTTTGCGCAATTCGTATCCCCTCCCTTCTGACTCGCGAGTCGATTTGAGGGAATGGTATTAAAAATCACGCGCCTTGTCAACAACGAAAAAACGGACAACGCGGTCCCGCCCTTGCGACGGGACCGCGTTCGCTCCTAAAGCCGTCTACTCGATCCAACGCATCCGCAGCCAGCGCGGACGGTAGATCGTTCCGTCGACGTAATGCTGATTGCTGTCCGTCGCGTTCACGTTGTAGCTGATCAGCAGCTCTCCTACGTCGGACAGATGCGGGTGCGCCTTCGCGTTATACGTGTTCGTGAGCGGATTCATGCCCGGCTCGGGCGCGTAATAGAAGGCGACCGGCGCTTGGAACGGCCCTGTCGGACTGTCGGCGACGCTGTATTCCAACGTGTTGCTGAGCGAGTCCTTCTCATAGACGAGCACGTATTTGCCGTCCAACGGACCGCCCGCCATGCGCGTGACGCTAAGCTCCGGCGAGACGTTGACGCCGGGCAGCAGCAGGGCGCTGTCTTCGATGTGGCGCGACCACCCTTTTTCCGAACCGCCCCAAAACCGCCATTCGTTAAACGACTCGAACTTCTCCTCCGGCACCCGCGCGACGACCAAGTTCCGTTCGAACGCGTGATCCCGGTAACCGTACACATAGATGTACCCGTCCGGATCCGACGCGCCGGAAGCCGCCGTGTTCGGCATGACGCCCGCGCCGTACGTGAACTTCAGCGGCCATTGCCAGCCGGGCACGCCCGGCGCGTAATCGACGACCGTCTCGTAATACAGCGGCGTATCGGATTGCGTAATGCCGGTCAACGCCGGCCCGCCGACGTTCGGCAGCTTCGCCATCGCTACGCCGACGACCTTGAACTGCCAGCCCGGAGGCTGCGTCGGATCCGGCGCCATGTTGAGCGGGAACGCGTAGAAGCTGTCCCCGAGCGAGAGCCCGTCTTGCAGCCAGTACCAGTTGCCGGCGGGCGCCGACGAAGATGCGCTGTCGGCTTCCGCTTCGACGAATCGAAGCAACTCCCCATCAGCCGTATAGAAGCGTACCTGACTGAGTCCGAACGCCGCTTCGCCGCCGGTCGCGCCGCCCCAATTGCCGTCGCCGGGCGCCGCGTTCGGCACGATCTTCACGTATCGCGCGGCCGCGCCTCCGAAGTCGACGACGCCGCCCCCCGTCAAGTTCGTCGCGGGGAGCTTCGGCGAGCCGTCCGCCTTGGCGAATTGGAACGGATAGCCATCCGTCTGCAGCTCCGTATACGCGACGTCGTCCGTCGAATAGTAGATCTTCACGTTCTTCATACCGCGGTCGACGTACGGCACGTTCGGCTGCGCCGGGTCGTATTGATTATAGTTCCAGATCGGCATCCGACCGAGCGCATACGTTGCGCCCAGATCGAACTTGATCCAATGCTCGCCGCCGTCCGCCGCGGACAACCACATCGTATGGCCGTCCTTCTGATTGTCGTGCGCGTCCGTCGGCATCGGCGGCGTTACCGCCGTCGGCGCGTTCGGCAGCGCGGGCGGCGACATGCCGAACGCGTTGTTCGCGACGTTGGCCGCGACCGTCCCGACGTAAGCGTAAGGCGTATCCGGTTCGAAAATGCTGGAGAAATCCTGCCCCGTCCCGTCCGAGCCCCAGAGAAACCGGGCGTTCCGCGGGTCCGGCACGCTGCCTTCCAGCGTCGCGAGCGTATTGTTGTAGAAGCCCTGCAGGTCGCGCGCCTTCGTTACCGGATCGACGGAGCCCGTGAACGTGTCGCTGAACAGAAACAGCGTATCCGTCCGGTCCGACGCCCCTTGCGCATCCACCCCGTTATAGGCGATCGAGAAAATGCCGTCCGACCCCGTCCACCCCTCGGTCCGGGCAAACAGCGACGTCCACTCCGGCGCGGACTCCACGATCATCCCCGGCGCGCTGTAAAACCGCGCTTCGGCAAGTCCGAACGCGTCCCCGCCGCCCCAGTTGCCCGGCGCCTCCGCATCCGACGCGGGATTCGGCTCGATCCTTACGTAACGCGCGCTCGCGCCGCCGAGGTCGACGGGGCTTCCGTTCGTCAAGTTCGACGCCGCCTCCCGCGCGCCGCCCGATGCGCGAGCGAACTCAAGCGGCGCTCCGCCATTCGCATAGGTCCAAGCGATGCCGTCGAGCGAATGCTTCACCTTCGCCCAACGAATGCCCCGATCCGCGCTATCCGTAGCGTTGTAGTTCCAGACATGCAGCTCCCCGACCGGGAACGTGCCGCCGAGATCGAATTCGATCCAATTCGCCGCTCCCGGGGCGTCCGCCGTCGACCACATGGCAGCGCCTTCGTTGCCGTGCGTATCCGCGCGGCTTCCGACGCCGGACATGCCGTAGTTGTTGACCGCGTTCTCCGCGAGCGCGTCCGGCCTTTCGCTGCCGGCTTTCGCGCGCGCGACGGCGATGGAGTCGCCGGCTTCGTCCACGACATTGGCATGGCGATACAGCCTTACCTCGGCGACGCCGTAATGCTTGTCCTTGTCATTACCCGTGCCCCAGTTGCCGCTTGCGGCGTGCGAGTCGGGCACGATTTTGACGTATCGGGCGGGCGCGCCGGCGAAATCGACCGGGTTCGTCAGATTGGAGGCTCGCTCGTTCGGGGAGCCGGTCGCCTTTTCCAGCTTGTGTTTCTTCCCCGGGCCGCCCGCCGAGCTCCACCGGACGCCGTCGACCGAATACAGAACCTCCGCGTGCTTGACGCCCCACTCGGCTCCGCCCGGCTCGTTATAGTTCCAAATGAGCATCCGCCCGAGCGGCGCGACCGCGCCAAGATCGAGCTGCAGCCAATTGTCGGCGCCGGGGTACGCGTCCGTCCGCCACATCGTGCCGCTCTCTCCGCCGTGCAGCTCCAGCGGGCCGAAGAAGCCGGACATGCCCGAGTTGTTCGTCGCGTTCGCGGCTTCGAAGCCCGGCGCCTCGCTCCCGGCCGTCGTCGCGACCGGCTTCAGCAACAGCTGCTCGCCGTATAGGACGCCCTCGTTGGCGCCA
The sequence above is drawn from the Paenibacillus antri genome and encodes:
- a CDS encoding FadR/GntR family transcriptional regulator, translated to MKKRHMHELVAEEIQKYIEEHELREGDKLPSVEELTKLLGVGRSSLREGLRYLEAIDIIKVENGKGIFVKDATEAGSFRYAGKVKVESEKKFLLHILDVRRALEGKAVELAARRIDAETIEEMRECLKVYDDRKRRNLDTSEIDYAFHQYIYKAASNPLLHSVFESISELYEKFFVEPLGEKRLFDDTYIFHHTLFEGIAKRDVNHALTEFNKMMDLIEGNIRNY
- a CDS encoding discoidin domain-containing protein, with the protein product MRIANRRWITAGLALCVSASAALPSAGAASSGSSSPLGANEGVLYGEQLLLKPVATTAGSEAPGFEAANATNNSGMSGFFGPLELHGGESGTMWRTDAYPGADNWLQLDLGAVAPLGRMLIWNYNEPGGAEWGVKHAEVLYSVDGVRWSSAGGPGKKHKLEKATGSPNERASNLTNPVDFAGAPARYVKIVPDSHAASGNWGTGNDKDKHYGVAEVRLYRHANVVDEAGDSIAVARAKAGSERPDALAENAVNNYGMSGVGSRADTHGNEGAAMWSTADAPGAANWIEFDLGGTFPVGELHVWNYNATDSADRGIRWAKVKHSLDGIAWTYANGGAPLEFARASGGAREAASNLTNGSPVDLGGASARYVRIEPNPASDAEAPGNWGGGDAFGLAEARFYSAPGMIVESAPEWTSLFARTEGWTGSDGIFSIAYNGVDAQGASDRTDTLFLFSDTFTGSVDPVTKARDLQGFYNNTLATLEGSVPDPRNARFLWGSDGTGQDFSSIFEPDTPYAYVGTVAANVANNAFGMSPPALPNAPTAVTPPMPTDAHDNQKDGHTMWLSAADGGEHWIKFDLGATYALGRMPIWNYNQYDPAQPNVPYVDRGMKNVKIYYSTDDVAYTELQTDGYPFQFAKADGSPKLPATNLTGGGVVDFGGAAARYVKIVPNAAPGDGNWGGATGGEAAFGLSQVRFYTADGELLRFVEAEADSASSSAPAGNWYWLQDGLSLGDSFYAFPLNMAPDPTQPPGWQFKVVGVAMAKLPNVGGPALTGITQSDTPLYYETVVDYAPGVPGWQWPLKFTYGAGVMPNTAASGASDPDGYIYVYGYRDHAFERNLVVARVPEEKFESFNEWRFWGGSEKGWSRHIEDSALLLPGVNVSPELSVTRMAGGPLDGKYVLVYEKDSLSNTLEYSVADSPTGPFQAPVAFYYAPEPGMNPLTNTYNAKAHPHLSDVGELLISYNVNATDSNQHYVDGTIYRPRWLRMRWIE
- a CDS encoding ABC transporter substrate-binding protein, giving the protein MKALKIKKSMQVAVSTVAVASLIAACGNGGESTGTGSNGSGSGGGETVTLRMIESLTNPDRTAMLNTMIDKFEEENPNIKVELISPPFEQADTKIRTMLAAKQELDVLESRDLNVAEFVNNGYLEPLDDYAAKWSDFETVTSVARAVGTTQEKLYFISNGMYQRQMFYRADWLKEKGIEVPKTYEELVNAAVALTDPANNRYGFSFRGGPGSNSVPDTMVRDYNADNVDLTDPNFLKSGATIFSTPEAKAAIELYVKLYKEASPPDSVNWGFQEQVQAFTSGVTAFLLQDPDVIASLQNDMEEGTWSSAMMPVGPAGKALISAGGAGWSLASHSKHKEEAWKLIAFLSNPEQNTIFSKGYGTIPIHSTAVEDEFFQSGPYKTLIEMTNLPETYLNFKATVDYPANGQWGTLNMETGQRMLLGQATVEDTLKEWDNFWTKAKEAVK